The Vitis vinifera cultivar Pinot Noir 40024 chromosome 1, ASM3070453v1 DNA segment CCAGCAATGATCCGCCGCCTCCACCTTCACCTCCACCTCACCACCATACAACCCATGTGGAACAACACTTACGAGAAAAGTAAAATCATAGAATTGATCGAGGAGTAGGCTGGTGGGTTTGATAAGGGCTTGAAAGCTCATGAGAAATGTGTTTGGGGTGAGCCTCATACTCGCTTAAATGTTTGACCAACTCCCTCACGTGTTTGTTAATGTCACTAAAATTTGGAATTGAGATATATAGTCAAGCAGAAAGTTCCCGAGTGGTGGATACGCAAGGCCTTAATGGGAGGCTTTGTTTTCATGGTCCCTACTATCGTGTTAAGTTTTCATATTTGAGGCAGGAGAATTCTTTTCTTGGGATTGCTTTTGCGTGGAAAGCCCATAGGATGCTTCATTCTTCATTTCTCCATTCCTTTCCTTCTTTGTCTTGCCCTTTGTCTCCGGGGGGTTCACCCCCTTGCTTCTCAAAGCACGGGTGGTACCTAATAGTAGCCAAGCAGCCAACTAAGAATCAGTCACAAAATTCCAACACTACATACCCAGTGAAAAATGCCATCCGTCGCACAGGATGTTTGGTAGCATTCGATTTAATgcaattttgtaatattttaaaaaatttaagtttggTGAATGGAGCCCGCATGAATAATGTATGTTTAGCATCTTTCTTAATATTTATGCTGGAAATTGCAGGTACACCCAACAAAGGGAAAGAACTAAATGAGAGTGTCCATTATGGAAAGACATTTCCCTTCCAAAGCACATCATCACTTAAAAAAACTTCCGTCTTCAAATCATAGTCAGAAATAATTGGCAGTTAGAACTAGCACCTCGAGTCCTAAAGGTCTCTGTTTTCTTCTACAACACATCTTATTTAAATACACagctcacattttttttttaatttattgacaTATGTCACTGTTAATTTTCCCGAAAGTGTatgattaattagttaaaaaactcaaatttctgGCATGGGTAGTTATGAAGACGACAAGCTGACACTTGTCCCATCTTTGCCCTCACTCATCGCCACCCAACCGGAAAGTTCAATACACGCGTTGCAACGAGGTGGTACAAATTCAGCCCCATCATTCCAGCGAAGAGAAAGGACTGGGAAAAGGTtgggagaaaaaagaaaggaaaaaagtgtAAGGGTGAGCGGCAGCCATAAACGCGTCCTCTCACTCTCTCTGACACGTTTGACAAACCACACTTTAGATATCCAGGACCATATCACCATGAAACTAGCGAAAACCCCCCTCTGTCGGCACCAGATCTACTCCGACTCCTCAGCTTCCTCTCAAAACTTCCCCTCCAAATTCTCTGTACTTTACCTTAAGCTTCCGTTCCACCAATTCATGGACTCTGAACAGCGCCGCAAGCGCAAACGCAGTCTCAGAGCTTCGCCTTCCCCTCACTCACACTGCGGGTTCTCGGCTAGATCTCTCATCTTATGTctctcctttattttccttctcttgTTGCTGCATCGGTTCCCAATCGGCACGGCGTCGTTTCGTCCAGTTGTGATAGTTTCTACTCTCTCGCTCTTGTCTTCATCCACCAGCAATTCTATCCGCGATTATGTTAGCAGTAGATTATTGTTACCGTTGAGAGTAGAGGACCGAGTCCTGTTTCCCGATCATGTTTTGCTGATGGTTTCCCACATTAACGATAGAAGTGAGGTGCTGGAGTGTGTTTACTGCAAGGATATTGGAGTGGAGGCGGCGAATAAATTAATTGTTAGGCCTGTGTTGTCCGTGGATGAACTGGATGAGCTCAGATGGGTTGCGAGGTGTCCCCTTCCGCCCCAGAATTACTCTGCTGAGGTTAATCTGCGTAGACCGCCAAGGAAAGAGAGCATCGTGGATGGAGATGAGTGGCTGCGGAGGGTTCATCCCACAGTTCATTCGTGGGAGATGATGGCATATGCGGCAGCTTTGGATCGAGATTCCGCGGTTGTGTTTGTCAAGGGATTGAACCTAAGGCCGGATAGGGAATCAGATCCCAGGCAATTCAGTTGCCATTTTGGAACGGGTGATCGGGAGAGGGGTGGAAAATTTGCGCTCACTACTAGGGCGTTTTCAGCTGCACAGGAGGTTATTAGGTGTTCTTTGCCTAGGAGCATTAGGATGAACCCGAGTAAGGCTCATGGGATTAGGGTTACTGTAGGCTTGAATTCTCATTTCCATGCCAATGCCAGAGCTTCTAATCATGTTCTAGTACCTTCTGTGGCTAAGATGTCAAGTCCCAAGTCATACAATTCCTACAAGCATAAGAAAAATCAGGGGAAGTATCAGCTTTGCGTGTGCACCATGGTATGGAACCAAGCTTCTTCATTACGGGAGTGGATTATGTACCATGCCTGGCTTGGTGTTGAGCGCTGGTTCATCTATGATAATAACAGTGATGATAGAACTAAGGAGGTGATTCAAGAGCTTGAATTAGAAGATTACAATGTCACCAGGCACACCTGGCCATGGATTAAAACACAAGAAGCTGGTTTCTCGCACTGTGCTCTCAGAGCAAGAGATGAATGCAATTGGGTGGGATTCATGGATGTCGATGAGTTCTTCTATTTCCCATTTCCAACCCACCGCCGAGGATCCAATAAACTGATTTTTCGTGGTCAGAATTCATTGCGTACATTGGTTGCAAATTTTTCTTCAACAACCATTGGGGAGATCAGAACAGCTTGCCACAGCTATGGGCCATCTGGGTTGAATTCCCTCCCTTCTCAAGGGGTAACTGTAGGGTACACTTGCAGGCTACAGAGCCCTGAGCGGCACAAGTCTATTGTGCGCCCAGATGTGCTTGACAGAACTCTTCTCAATGTGGTGCACCACTTTCGGCTGAGAAAGGGATTCAAGTACCTGAATTTGCCTCAAAGCACAGGAGTGATAAACCATTATAAGTATCAGGTGTGGGAGGCTTTTAGAGCAAAGTTCTTCAGAAGGGTTGCGACCTATGTTGCAGATTGGCAAGAGAAGGAGAATGAAGGGTCAAAGGATAGAGCGCCTGGTTTGGGGACAGAAGCCATTGAACCACCCAAGTGGCCACTACAGTTTTGCGAAGTTTGGGACACTGGTTTGAGGGACTTTGTTTTGGCTAACTTGGCTGATCCTACCACTGGGTTGCTGCCCTGGGAAAGGTCTCTTCTCTAACAAGTTAAATTGGGGTGGTTGCAGCTTCCCTGCCCTTGTAAACAAATCCATCACACGTAcaacaattctttctttttatttcttagcatttttgtatctgatgttttatttttgatagaatGAATTCAAAAGAGGCCATAGATGAATATAGGGTTCTTACATGTAATTTCCAACAATGTGACacaatttcttttattgttatGTTTATTGAATGATTTATTGATTCACCTTTtatctttgtttattttatgttaaattCGCAGTGCCTGCAGCAAAAGTTTGATGATGTGAATTTGAATTTGGTTTGATTCATACGCAATTGAATAGGCCTTAAGGGGAAAGGTTAGAAGCAAATTGGATAAACAGAGGATTCTATTAGTGACAGAAAGGATGATATAATCTTGCACACTTAATCCCACATAATCCACATAATAAGTGAAGCATGTGGAGTAGTAAAAAGACAACATAATGAAATAGGTAAACAATCAAGTTCAGCAAGGTAGCTTTCTAAATGCAAAGGAAAGCAAAGCTGTCAAAGCACATTCCTCATAACTAAAACCAGAATCAGATGTCCTTTTCTGTTATACAATTGCTTTCTGACATACTACTGCAACATCACGGGACATCCATATTTAGATCATTTCAACCACAAgataaacaaaaacaacataTCCAACTTACATAAACATCTAAGAGAACTTGGACAAAGTTCGGTTCtgaatttaacaaaaatataatctacACCTGATGTGGCAATCTATATTCATGTGAAAGATAAAATGCAATTGAAATTTCATTTGGTACCAATCTGAGTCTAGTGTTTCAATCCAAAGCCCTATCTTTTAGGCATATTGTTCAGTATTATCCATTCTCATCTATAATACATTAAGGAAACTAATGAAACGAGTAAAAGGACCATGTGACTATTGGATATTATATCCAAGCACAAcatcatcaaaatttaaagattaGATGTTGCAGTAAAAATATTATCTCAGATGTTTCTTAGTTTTCAGCATACTGACACTGGACAAAAAGGAAACAATGGAACACAAAATCTTTAAATGAAGTTAGAGCCATATGCTGACTCGTTAGTGGGTAACATCTTAACAAGGAAATATCAGATCCTTGAAACAGAACGTGGAAGATCAAGCCAGATACACAATGCGTGTACCAGTCATGGTTAAATTCCTTGTTTAGTTCCTctttactcatttatttaattttaatggtGGATGAATTTAAACCATGCATAACCTTAATCAGAGGCATATTTTAATAACTTGACATCAATGTTCAGAAGTCAGAGGCCTAAGCATCTACAGAATTTGGACATTTGACATACATCAACCAACTTATTTACTATGTTTCAGGCTAGTAACACTATGATGTGTTGCCATTTGGTGCCACTACAAGTGTCATCATAAAGGACAGAAATACCAAGTTGCCAACATTTAATTACAATTACAGGTTTTAGCActtatatattcttattttattatattgagtgaataaataatggaatttaatAATCTAATATACATGTGTTCTTGTAATTCTTCTACTACTAAGATTACCATTGTTACCATTatagttattattatcattactaATTTCACCTTTTATGAACTTATAAGGTTGCTGGTCTACTCATGTTACAGTTATCATGTGAACATATAAGGAACAATAAATTTGAGCTTTCATGACTGTACAACCAAAAATATGTCAGATTGCAACTTCTCTTTCTCCTAAATAATAGAGTCAGCATATAAACAGAGCATTAAGGAAAAGGCCAATGAAAAGAGAATCTTTACTAAGTAGTTGATAGAGGATAATCTGTCAAAAAAGAGAAGTGTCTATCCAGAGAGGCAAGGTAGATAGGCAGTATGCTTTTCAGATCATTGGCACACCACAACATGTGCTTATAATCATTCTACTTCCATATAACATCTTAACATATGTATCAAAAAGTAATTTCTAACTGATAGAACCCAATGAAATGAGGCATAATCTCATCCGACAACCCAAAAGATGGAGGGGGAAAAACTGGTGGATTAATTCAAGGTCATTGAAGGGTTTTTTTAAGGTTGTCTAAAACAATAGGACATATCACAGGGAGAGTTCATTCACATGAAAGTGAGATAAAATGCATAGCAAAGTAGAATGTGCGCCTACCATCTGAAAGCACTTGAAATATTCAGGATACAGAATTTCTGGCAGCCAATAAAAATCTCATTATGAACTCATAAAAGCATGAattctctctccctccctctctctctctctctctctctctttctcttatatatatatagccttGATTAAGGCCACCAAGGAGGTTATGCATGCATGAAAACATGAACTCACAGTTTGATAAATTTCAAACTGTCTTGCACTGCCTATAcacatacatacacacacacaccccTGGATTGCAGGCTACAAAAAGTGTAATTTATACAGTTACCCAGGAACTCACAGTTCGATAAGTTTCACACCCTGTCTTGCACTGCCACTGGGAGGTTATTTACATATTTTGAAAGTGAAGCATCCACTTTCTCTCCAATTAATGTTATCCATGCCTGCAAACAATGAAATATAAGAATTTGAAAAGCGTTAAAAATGATGGTTGAAATTAACTACAAtgacaggaaaaaaaaaaatctgtatTTGATCATATATTGATGTTATTCGGTTCATCAAGTCACTTCATAATTGTTTAATGAATATAACTTTTGGTGTGAGCTAATTGTCTTGTGTATCATAGACAGATCAAAGACCCAAAGAATGTTGATTCAATTTCTTTACATTACAGGCCTGAAAAGATCTATCTTGGTAGAATAAGTAAAGACAATTGTTTCAGCCCTAAGgaggattaaaaataaaaagtaaaaaataacaagaTGCACAATAAATACTACTATGCAGTAAACCATGCAAAACTGGTTTCTAGTACTAAGGCCTAAAGAACAGTTGAACATGGACCGCATGGAATTTCTGCTGAGTGGTAAGTACATGCAATAGACAAATAGCAAGTTTGTAAGGCAACAAGAAAGGCATAAATTTTGCTTTAAATATTCAGTCAGAAAATACTAGTCCAAACtccaaacatattaaaaaacaGGATATAAATCAAAAGCCTTTAGTTCCACATCTCATGAAAAGATAAATCTAATAACAATACATAATATCTTGGAAACAACTTGGTTCTCAAAAATAGTTAGTTTTGATCATatatctaaaattttgaaagctAAGAAAGAGTACCTGGTCAGAAGCTGTGAAACCCCTAATTGTGTCACCACCAATTATTATAATTCCTTTGTCTCCAATTGGCTGCAAAATAACCGCCTAGCAAAGTGAAACATGCGTCAGAAATCCTTTGAATTCAGACAACTTATAAAATCTTGTATTGAGGTGTTGTTATATAGGAAACTGGAAAATGTAGTTGAAACTATTCCAATACAAAGTAATGATGACAATGGAAATTGCAATGCTAATCAGGTTGCAAGGTGTTGGGGCAGGTATGGGGAGATTCCAAGTAACaccaacaaggaaaaaaaaattctctttcaaaaataatatatgtatgaatTTACAGATTATGgggaaatattttattttcccataAGAATGGAATAGTTAGATCTTGTTTAAtgttattctaaaaaaaatcatattcaaaGTAAGTCCTCTAGAATTCAATCATTGACAGTGAAAAATTGCAATCACCTCATTTCATTAACTAGGAACTCTTCAATATTATCCTCTTGCATGTGACAAACTCATTTCAAATGGTAtcagtaaaaagaaaagaaaacagtcAAATAATACAAGGCTAGAAAGGGTCAAGCACAAATTCTACTGCAGCTCATCCTCCTACCAcagatgaaataaaagaaaaaagaaatggaagattTACTCATACAATTGCCATCCAGGAAAGATAATGCTTTTAAACTATTAAAGAGGACTTTCTATGAAAGATTAGGCCACCAGGGGATATATGACTATTTCAACAAGCTTATGGAAGCATCCTGATATTTACAAAATTGTCCAGCAAAAGATTGCAGTAACTGCTGATTAGAAAAGCTTGTCTTACGTGAGAATTTAGTCCAATGGAATAACATTTCACCAAGTGATAAGCAGTAGCGTATAAAAACAACTGTATTATACTTCACATCCTACTTTtaaaagtatgaaaaaaaaaacaatttctaacaatattttaaatattccaacatactggattaaaagaataaatatgttTCAAGTTACTTGTTAACATCAAATTACAACATGATATGCATAGAAGTAACAAATAGATCTGCAATATTTACAAGGAAACTATACGACCTGTGTGAGCATGATCCAAATATATACTAAGAATCTCACCCAAAAATGAAGAGTAAATGAAATTGAAAGATGAGCTATCCATGATCACCTGTGTATTTGAAGGCAGAAAGGGCAGCTCAGACTTCCCAGGATAAAGAGATAGGTTGGCCAAGTAGCTCTCTGTGAAGAAAAGTAAGAATATGTTATCATCTTGTTAAGATTAGCCTTTCATGAGTATCatgtattattaatttttttgacagGCAAAATCATAAAATGTATTAAAGATGCCTGAAAATGGACTGACATAGTAAACAGTAAAACATCCCAAGAGATAGTAAGATCCTGTCAAGTTGCTTACGTGCTCCAGACTTCATAACACCTTGATAGAGTGACCCTTGCATCAATTTAGTGGCATCCACAGCCATTGCTTCGCCATCACCAGCGGAAGATTCAGCAGCCATGCCAATTTGCAAGATACAAATACTATCATAAAGAATAACTAGAGACCGGCAGCATGTCACAACAGAAAGAGATTCCCATACCCTGAGGATAAGAAATGAACAGAATGATTCACCAGTCGATTTGCACCAAGTAATACTTCCTAACCTGCTTATTTTGTGAATAGAGAACATCCAAATGTATCTATCTTCCATTCTTCCATTGCCAATTGCTTATGGTTAACTAATTTTGCTTTTGAAGCCATACTAgaaacgagagagagagagagagagagagagattccaCCACATGAAATACACAGCATAGAGACCACATTCTCTAGTTATTAGATTTGCCATGGTGAAATAGTAATGATGTATCTACTCAACAGAAGCATATCAACAGTACATAGTACTTTTGGAAGTGCCCCAAGATGCCTtgatttaatttccaaagttagaatttttttctaatGACTCTAAATTAGTTTCAATGCTAGAAGTTTAGGATAAATAGGCATGCAAATATCAGCCTCAGGACGTCAAATTTGTTGTAAACTCacaattggttggttgaatttagATACAAACTTTGGATATATTGCTGGACTGAATTGAGAATAAAATGGGAAGAAAGAATTTCTGctgaaattaaaaaacattcTATCCTTTAATTTGTAATCATGAAAAAGAagttatgaaaatgaaaagaactTTAGAAGATATAgtaaagttataaaataaaataaaaattagctATAAAATTGGAAGTTGAGACAAATTTGGAGTAAGAATTTGTCCCAAAATTTGCAAATCTAAATATGATGGACATTATGCATCATTTCTGGGTCAAAATATAAAGCACAATCATTATTTGATTTTCTGCAAGTTATAAGCAGTAACACCATTTACCTACTGTTCAAATATTATAAACCCCCAAACAGATAATTAGGGAAGAAAAGTTTATATACCAAAGTAGCTCAGAAACCAGTGAAGCAGCAATGTTAGGATATATCCTCCTAGACTCCACACCTTGAGGATTTACctgaaataaaataaacaaataatcaacattttctagaaggaaagaaatgaaaaatcaatatgaGCTAATTAGCAATCACAGAGAGAAATGTAACCCCTCACCACAGATATAGATTTTGGCCGAATTGACAGCCATACCAGACCAGCTAGAATATTGGTAACAGCCAAACCAAGTGTTAATAGATCTGCTCTTGACTGTGAACTGCCAAATAGAACTTTTAAGCATGAATATAGGCATGAAATGGCAAAAGCAAGTcaattaagaaaggaaaaaaaatggttcatTCTTTGAATGACATCTCCAATACACACTAGCATATCCATTAATAGTTTGTAAACTGAGGTGCATTTATGTTTTGTATCTAGTCTGAGAACTCATTCCACGCATCAAGAAATGCAATATTTTTACACCATTCCAGaggtttttttcccctctttcttTTTATGAAGTCATGAACTagttcaattaattaatttcttgcACAACAGAGCAATCATTTTAGCTTCCATAACCTCATACCTCCAAAATTCCAAGTAGAGCATCCGAAACGCAAGGAAAATTAATTACCTCAGTCCGTTAGAAGTGGAATATTGGTCTCAATTTAATCCAAATTCAACTAAGCCAGACTCAAACAATTCCGAAAACGATTGAAAGAGAGCTTCGAGACCCAATCCAAAATGGTGAAAACAAAccagataattttttttttttttgatagacaaaacAAACCAGATAAATTTAGAAGAAGGGAAGAAGAGGCGCACCTGCTGGCATCAGCAACAGGAGCAATGCCCGAAATGGTGCGGTTAAAGAGAACAGACAACAGAGAGACTCCTCCAACGTAGATCGGCAAGCTCCGGACAGTGTCGTCGTTGTTGGAGACCCAATCGGCAAGCCAATCCCTCCTTGGCTTAGGTCCCCGGTAACGTCCCTTTTGGTCACAGAAACTACATTTTTTGACGCTCCTGTATCTACAATTCAGTGAAGTTAAACAGAGCAGAGAGAGATGAGATGAAGCGATACCTGTGATTTTGAAGAAGCCCTAACAAAGCGCGGGAAAGTGGGAGGAGAGGGAGCGAGCTTGGGCCTCCATGGAATGGGTGTACGGAGAAGCCTTCCCGCTTCCATCAATCGAATTGTCTTTTGTCCTTCTACGGACACGTATTATTTGTATTTGGATAACTTGGTGGATGAGAATGAGGTGCGCTCCGCTGTATTAGAGCTTGAAGTGGAGAAGCAGTAGGAGCCACTGGGATCTGCCCTTGTCAAGAAGTGAGCTTTCGGTTTATGAGGCCTAGTTCAAATAAAATTGGTCCCAATTCACCAACCTTCAATTTCCAACATTTCACAAATTTAACGCTTAAATTTATCCCTCCGTCCCCAGTCCCCATACATACATATAAATGGGAATGTAGCAGTTGAAAACAAGAAGGCTGGCTATTTGAAATGGATGcctgagaaagaaaagaaaacatccaaatttatttattggtcACAGGGGATGAAGCCCTCGTAAAGAAGCTTGGAAGGAGTTCCAGACTGTCCCAAAACTCCCAAACACTACACAAATCCTCAAACATGCTCTATTGTTTCACAATTGTGACATGTTTATTTGGGATTTTTATTAGTCACAGTTCAGCATCCACGGTCTTGAGCTATGTAGTTCAAGTGAAAGAATGATACTGCAATCTTAAATCGCATAGATTTTTCTGTTCCCGGAAAGAGAAAATAGATAAATCCGGCAGAGCTTCCCAAGTCCAAATTAAGGAAAATGGCCTTGGAAGAAGAGAGGGAGTAAGTACTATGACCCTTGCCTTTGTAGGTCGACCTGAAACAGTGAACTCACAGTTAACTGTCCCCTAATAAAAGGAATGCCTCATTTTTTGCAATGTCTATGTATGATCCATGTGAGATGAGGCTCTTGGTTTTCGGGATTTGTGGTTCTGGTAAAAGTCAAATAAGtttgatatatattattaacCTATTATTTATACGGAGATTAGTTGCATGGAACTGTGAGGTGTCAAAGCTTTGAAGGTAGAGTGAAGAAGAGTGTGAGGCAAGAAAAGATTGGAGAGAG contains these protein-coding regions:
- the LOC100258721 gene encoding glycosyltransferase family 92 protein RCOM_0530710; amino-acid sequence: MGSYEDDKLTLVPSLPSLIATQPESSIHALQRGGTNSAPSFQRRERTGKRLGEKRKEKSVRVSGSHKRVLSLSLTRLTNHTLDIQDHITMKLAKTPLCRHQIYSDSSASSQNFPSKFSVLYLKLPFHQFMDSEQRRKRKRSLRASPSPHSHCGFSARSLILCLSFIFLLLLLHRFPIGTASFRPVVIVSTLSLLSSSTSNSIRDYVSSRLLLPLRVEDRVLFPDHVLLMVSHINDRSEVLECVYCKDIGVEAANKLIVRPVLSVDELDELRWVARCPLPPQNYSAEVNLRRPPRKESIVDGDEWLRRVHPTVHSWEMMAYAAALDRDSAVVFVKGLNLRPDRESDPRQFSCHFGTGDRERGGKFALTTRAFSAAQEVIRCSLPRSIRMNPSKAHGIRVTVGLNSHFHANARASNHVLVPSVAKMSSPKSYNSYKHKKNQGKYQLCVCTMVWNQASSLREWIMYHAWLGVERWFIYDNNSDDRTKEVIQELELEDYNVTRHTWPWIKTQEAGFSHCALRARDECNWVGFMDVDEFFYFPFPTHRRGSNKLIFRGQNSLRTLVANFSSTTIGEIRTACHSYGPSGLNSLPSQGVTVGYTCRLQSPERHKSIVRPDVLDRTLLNVVHHFRLRKGFKYLNLPQSTGVINHYKYQVWEAFRAKFFRRVATYVADWQEKENEGSKDRAPGLGTEAIEPPKWPLQFCEVWDTGLRDFVLANLADPTTGLLPWERSLL
- the LOC100255235 gene encoding protein COFACTOR ASSEMBLY OF COMPLEX C SUBUNIT B CCB4, chloroplastic, encoding MEAGRLLRTPIPWRPKLAPSPPTFPRFVRASSKSQGRYRGPKPRRDWLADWVSNNDDTVRSLPIYVGGVSLLSVLFNRTISGIAPVADASSSQSRADLLTLGLAVTNILAGLVWLSIRPKSISVVNPQGVESRRIYPNIAASLVSELLWVWESLSVVTCCRSLVILYDSICILQIGMAAESSAGDGEAMAVDATKLMQGSLYQGVMKSGAQSYLANLSLYPGKSELPFLPSNTQAVILQPIGDKGIIIIGGDTIRGFTASDQAWITLIGEKVDASLSKYVNNLPVAVQDRV